The following proteins are encoded in a genomic region of Oncorhynchus masou masou isolate Uvic2021 chromosome 32, UVic_Omas_1.1, whole genome shotgun sequence:
- the LOC135527203 gene encoding LOW QUALITY PROTEIN: interphotoreceptor matrix proteoglycan 1-like (The sequence of the model RefSeq protein was modified relative to this genomic sequence to represent the inferred CDS: inserted 1 base in 1 codon; substituted 1 base at 1 genomic stop codon) — protein sequence MHLRTGLFLTLFLCNFAATRIKDLQVQDLSGIRDVKHRHFLDSVRPIKHTAHVKTRQDQDRHLTKRSTFFTSGVKVCPQENVKAVISSHRAYYKLRVCQEAIWEAFRIFLDRVPNSDEYKHWTYACQHDSLCLDEVARNFSSTQEHIDMVATRVAEQEKIQQQRITDIPNIVPEEAIIEEQIVEFSVTIADSGYSELVLSDPAAPQYHDITQDLHDTMVHVFDKLPGFKNLRVLGFRSDDVSVRYAVVFETNGEDREEESVSTIEPGTRTRTVVYTNGHKLKDMVSKALSVETSLPVEIHTLSFEPGKLHLKLKSIGIXSLRRMLTFHFPPSDPTVSLREELEATTLLTLPEEGVGNTEGFFPTVAVGEDYLEAFTDMPEEYIIVPFSDSVIVLPAEATTASAPDTPPADISEGSPSVEAVEETVVGARDETVDEEATDGTLGIEEPPVDVTGEMIEVEETVDATEETINMKPAEDATEETLDIEETVDATEEDYLWVWPPVATMAAITEQPATEETLDVEETVAATEVYLWVWPPVTRTSVMEQPTTKWITPFPPEKDVVDEETLPTVEPEENEGPTTTEAALEEQLDRENLIITTTASLDVEPASIRTFTTATKSQTMPSSEDDIIQAEPEEIPSASFPPIAHGPSEGGDPTREQDPLKTALDISTDDSDMQEDIEKVETDGTEAADTLDEFGSGLEGPFESTAAPRLRHMSTPLMATTEKDKEMVVFFSLRVTNMMFSEDLSNKSSPEYRSLENTFLELPRHSPNPGANXSGTGRQRTLASISILPYLQSNLTGFKQLEILNFRNGSVVVNSKMKLDKDVPHNVTQAVHCVLEDFCNTASKRLDIEIDSRYLDIEPADQATPCKFLACNEFSQCVVNSWTQEAECLCDPGYSTTDGLPCQSICNLEPHYCFNGGLCDIIQGHGATCRCPVGKYWHYHGVRCNELVLLPVDPTISIAFLVGSLTLVCAIIGILVFINKKCIGTRKTVTLVHTLAPYAFENTLRVNPFFENENGVLTQVSSISTPSTWSSGAGSSQTEQEAFHSIENIHLSIELIYIIPRQRDTTRHDKLVSDMADLHHRIPHNKLWRPPNEY from the exons ATGCATTTGAGAACGGGACTGTTCCTCACCCTATTTCTGTGTAACTTTGCAGCCACTCGAATCAAAG ACCTACAGGTGCAAGATTTGTCTGGAATCCGAGATGTCAAACACAGACATTTCCTGGATAGTGTAAGACCAATCAAACACACCGCCCATGTCAAAACGAGACAGGACCAGGACAGACACCTGACAAAGAGGTCTACGTTCTTCACCAGTGGGGTGAAAGTATGTCCTCAAGAGAACGTAAAGGCGGTCATCTCCAGCCATCGGGCCTACTACAAACTCAGAG TTTGCCAGGAGGCGATATGGGAAGCCTTCCGCATCTTCCTGGATAGGGTTCCTAACTCAGATGAGTACAAGCATTGGACTTATGCCTGCCAGCatgactctctctgtctggatGAGGTGGCAAGAAACTTCAGCAGTACTCAGGAACACATTGACATGGTGGCCACA AGAGTTGCTGAACAGGAGAAGATCCAGCAACAAAGG ATAACAGACATTCCTAATATTGTACCAGAGGAGGCGATTATTGAGGAGCAGATAGTGGAGTTCAGTGTCACCATAGCAGACTCTGGCTACAGTGAACTTGTTCTGAGTGACCCTGCAGCTCCCCAGTACCATGACATCACACAAGATCTCCATGATACG ATGGTTCACGTTTTTGACAAACTTCCTGGTTTCAAAAATCTTCGTGTTTTGGGATTTCG ATCTGATGATGTGTCAGTCCGCTATGCTGTGGTGTTTGAGACAAATGGAGAAGACCGTGAAGAAGAATCTGTTTCCACTATAGAACCAGGCACAAGAACAAGGACAGTTGTTTACACAAATGGACACAAACTGAAAGATATGGTTTCCAAGGCCTTAAGCGTGGAGACGTCCCTGCCTGTGGAAATACATACACTCAGTTTTGAACCTGGTAAGCTTCATTTAAAGCTCAAGTCAATTGGGATATAATCATTGAGGAGAATGCTAACTTTTCATTTTCCCCCTTCAGATCCCACTGTTTCTCTAAGAGAGGAGTTGGAAGCGACAACCTTGTTAACCTTGCCAGAGGAGGGTGTCGGGAACACTGAAGGTTTTTTCCCAACTGTTGCTGTCGGAGAGGACTATCTTGAGGCTTTTACAGACATGCCTGAGGAATACATCATTGTCCCTTTCAGTGACTCAGTTATTGTTCTTCCTGCTGAGGCTACCACTGCCTCAGCCCCAGATACACCCCCCGCCGATATTAGTGAGGGTTCTCCCTCAGTAGAAGCAGTAGAGGAGACTGTAGTGGGTGCTAGAGATGAGACAGTTGATGAAGAGGCTACAGATGGGACACTTGGCATAGAGGAGCCTCCAGTGGATGTTACAGGGGAGATGATTGAGGTAGAGGAAACTGTGGATGCCACTGAGGAGACAATTAACATGAAGCCTGCAGAGGATGCCACAGAGGAGACACTTGATATAGAGGAGACTGTGGATGCGACAGAAGAAGACTACCTTTGGGTTTGGCCACCAGTAGCAACAATGGCGGCCATTACGGAACAGCCTGCCACTGAGGAGACACTTGATGTAGAGGAAACTGTGGCTGCGACAGAAGTCTACCTTTGGGTTTGGCCACCAGTTACAAGAACGTCTGTTATGGAACAGCCTACCACAAAATGGATTACTCCCTTTCCTCCTGAGAAAGATGTTGTAGATGAGGAAACCCTCCCAACTGTTGAACCTGAGGAAAATGAAG GACCCACAACTACTGAGGCGGCTTTAGAGGAGCAACTGGACAGAGAAAATCTAATTATCACCACTACAGCATCTCTAGACGTAGAACCTGCATCCATCAGAACATTCACCACTGCTACAAAATCACAAACCATGCCTTCATCGGAGGATGACATCATCCAAGCAGAGCCTGAGGAAATCCCCTCAGCATCTTTTCCCCCTATAGCCCATGGACCTTCAGAAGGAGGGGACCCCACCCGAGAACAGGACCCACTTAAGACGGCCTTGGATATCTCTACTGATGACTCTGACATGCAGGAGGACATAGAAAAGGTAGAAACGGACGGTACAGAAGCCGCCGATACGCTGGATGAGTTTGGCAGTGGATTGGAAGGTCCATTTGAGTCCACTGCAGCCCCCAGACTCAGACACATGAGCACCCCTTTAATGGCCACTACTGAAAAGGACAAAGAGATGGTGGTTTTCTTTAGTTTGCGAGTCACTAACATGATGTTTTCCGAGGATCTGTCCAACAAGAGCTCTCCTGAGTACAGGTCATTGGAGAATACTTTTCTTGAGCTG CCCAGACACTCACCAAATCCTGGAGCCA AATCGGGGACTGGAAGACAGAGAACGTTAGCTTCAATATCA ATTCTCCCATATCTGCAATCTAATTTGACAGGATTTAAGCAACTGGAAATCCTCAACTTCAGGAATGGTAGTGTTGTGGTGAACAGCAAGATGAAATTAGACAAAGATGTGCCACATAACGTGACACAGGCCGTGCACTGTGTGCTCGAAGACTTCTGCAACACTGCATCTAAACGACTAGACATTGAGATTGACAGTCGCTACCTGGACATAGAACCTG CTGACCAAGCAACTCCCTGCAAGTTCTTGGCCTGCAATGAGTTTTCCCAATGTGTGGTAAACAGTTGGACCCAGGAGGCTGAGTGTTTGTGTGACCCTGGGTACAGCACTACGGATGGCCTGCCCTGCCAGAGTATTTGTAACCTGGAGCCACACTACTGCTTCAACGGGGGCCTTTGTGACATCATCCAGGGCCATGGAGCCACCTGCAG ATGTCCTGTCGGGAAATACTGGCACTATCACGGAGTGCGCTGCAATGAGCTCGTGTTGCTGCCTGTAGACCCAACCATTTCCATAGCCTTCCTGGTGGGAAGCCTTACCTTGGTTTGTGCCATCATAGGCATTTTGGTATTCATAAACAAGAAATGTATCGGGACCCGAAAGACCGTGACTTTGGT GCACACTCTTGCTCCCTATGCCTTTGAGAACACATTGAGAGTGAATCCTTTTTTTGAAAATGAAAATGGTGTCTTGACTCAAGTATCCAGCATAAGTACCCCATCAACATGGAGTAGTGGTGCTGGTTCTTCCCAAACAGAGCAAGAAGCTTTTCACTCAATTGAAAATATACATCTAAGTATTGAGCTAATCTATATA